The Nostoc cf. commune SO-36 genomic sequence TTATTATTGCTGCCACTAACCGCCCAGATGTTCTAGATGCAGCGCTCCTCAGACCAGGACGCTTTGACAGACAAGTGATGGTGGATGCACCCGATTTGAAAGGGCGACTGGAAATTTTGAAAGTCCACGCCCGGAATAAGAAAATTGATCCTAGCGTATCATTAGAAGCGATCGCTCGTCGCACTCCTGGTTTTACTGGCGCAGACTTAGCCAACTTACTCAACGAAGCCGCCATTCTCACTGCAAGAAGACGCAAAGAAGCTGTCACCATTTTAGAAATTGATGCTGCTGTGGATAGAGTCGTTGCAGGTATGGAAGGTACTGCCTTGGTAGACAGCAAGAGCAAACGCTTGATTGCCTATCATGAAGTTGGACACGCTTTAGTAGGCACATTACTCAAAGACCATGACCCTGTGCAGAAAGTTACATTAATTCCACGGGGACAAGCACTCGGATTAACTTGGTTTACTCCTAACGAAGAACAGGGCTTAGTTTCCCGTTCCCAACTCAAATCGAGGATTACAGCTACTTTGGGTGGTCGCGCCGCCGAAGAAATCGTTTTTGGTAAGCCAGAAGTGACCACAGGTGCAAGCAATGATTTGCAACAGGTGACAGGGATGGCACGGCAGATGGTGACACGCTTCGGTATGTCAGAATTAGGCCCGTTGTCCTTGGAAAATCAGAGCGCAGAAGTATTTTTAGGACGCGACTGGATGAATAAATCAGACTATTCTGAGGAAATTGCCGCCAAAATTGATTCACAAGTGCGTGAAATTGTTAACAATTCCTACATCAAGGCAAAAGAACTGTTGCAAGAAAACCGCGTAGTTTTGGAACGTTTAGTAGATTTGTTAGTAGAACAGGAAACAATTGAAGGCGATTCATTCCGCAACATTGTTGCTGATAATGCTCAAGTAGGTGGTGAACAATTGGCTGTACCTCATTAGAGAATAGGCAAAATTAAATTAAAACCCAAATAATCAAATTCCCGACTTATTAAGAAAGTCGGGAATCTTTTTGAAAAAAATCAGAAAGCTACCTCAGCCTTTCCACAAAGTAGCACAGATAAAGTCTTGCCACTGCAAAGCTTGCGCTATTGTATTATATATACCCAAGCAATGTACTACAAGTGGATATGGACATTATGAAACATAGATTTTGGGCAAGCTATCTGCTTGCGGCTTTAGCATTTCTCCCCTTAGAGCCTGTAAGCACTACTCAGGTTTTGGCAATAGAGCCAGTTGATGAACTAGCACAAGCTAAACCTGCTTACACCCAATATATGCTCCTTGGCTATAGTGAAACCAAACGGAGAAACTATAGAAAAGCTTTAGGATATTTTCAGCAAGCAGAACGGCTACGTCCTGGAGATAGATACGCTACTTCTGCAATTAGAAATGTTACAAGTTACATCCAACGCGGTAGAAATCGTATTGCCTTTGTCCCAGGTAGACCTGGTAGGGTAAGATCAGCAGGAACACGGGGAAGTTGCTTTCAAGTTGGACAAAATATTATTCCCCTGACACCGACAGATAAGGAAGCTCAACGAACCACAGCAGAGCGTCCCACATTATTTTTCTATGTTCCTCAAACTTCTACAACAGTGCAAGCACTAGAATTTGTTTTGCGGGATGATGATAGTATTGACCCATTGTATAAGGGAACTTTCAAACCTGTTGGGCAGAATGGTATTGTTAGTGTAGATGTACCTGCCGATCAGCCATCTCTGCAAATTGGTAAAGAGTATAAATGGACTTTTTCGATGATTTGTGATCCGAATAACCGCGATAAAGACTCGTATGTAGAAGGTACAATAGTGCGATCGCAAGACGAAAACCTCTCTCTTCAATTAAACCAACCAAACACAGACTTGGATCGTGCAGTTCTATTTGCAACTGCTGGATTTTGGGAAGATTCTCTCAGAACTCTAGCTAATTTACGCCTCCAGCGTCCTAACGATCCCGAAGTTCAGAAATATTGGGAAGATTTGTTGAATTCAGTAGAGATAAAAGAAGTTGTAAACAAGCCTTTATTGCCCTGTTGTACTGTTCAAAAATAAATTAAAAATTACTTACAGCAAATTGCAATCAAATGTGCCACAGATAAAAGTACTGAAAGCAATACTGGGCTTTGTTTTAGGATTTATTTTGTGGTGGGTTTGATCGAAAACTGCTGTAAAAACCCGGTTTTGATAGAGAGACCGGGTTTTTACCATTCACAGGAATTATGCAAAACTACACGCTGTAGGGCTAATACCCTGTAGGAAGCCTCTCCGCGTCTACATAAATTGCGCCCATGTAACTGATGAGATATAGAAATTTCGACAATCATTTATGAAAAAATACACAAATTTAACAAAACCTAATTTTTAAGTTTTGTTGAAAATATTGCCAAATATATCAGTTAAGCCAGATTATCTGGATCTATTCCCAGCGCTTTTAATTGTTCTGTCAATTGTTGCACCCTTTGTTCTGCAACTTCAGCGCGTTGTGCTTCTTGTTGAGCGCGTTGTGTTTCTTGTTGAGCGCGTTGTGTTTCTTGTTGAGCGCGTTGTGCTTCTTGTTGAGAGCGTTGTGCTTCTTGTTGAGCGCGTTGTGCTTCTTGTTGAGCGCGTTGTGCTTCTTGTTGAGCGCGTTGTGTTTCTTGTTTTATTTGTTCTGCGGGCGTGAGATATCGTTCTCCTTGCTCATCATACCAATACATCCATTCTCGCGTTACACCGCAATAATTTCCCCTTTCGCAACCAATTCCTAAGCCAATTTCTGGTAGCCAAACAGGGTTTCCCTCTTGCAACTCATACTTACCATTAACTAATTTATGTACTTCCAAATGCGGTTTGCGGCGGCGACGAGAGGAATAAATTACGTAATAAAGTACACCTAAAGCCTCATATTCAGCCAATTTAGTAGTATATTCCTTGCGATAATTTTGGGAAACTACTTCTAGCACGAAAATCGGTACAACATTTTCATCCCACAGCACATAACTTGGACGCAGTTCCTCATCATAAAACCGCTCTACCCCTAAGCTCAAAAAGCCATCTGGCACAATGGGCGGTTTATCGGGGTGATAATAAATACCCATATCTATGGCAAAGAGCCAATCCATGCGTTCTGACCAAAGTATCAGCAGGATCGCCTTCAGCAAGCCTGGTATTAATTCTTGTAATTCGTTATCCACAGGCGTTTCATCAGAGTCTGGTAGTTCCTCGGCTGAGGGCAAATACCTTGGCAAGTTGTACTCTAACATGGCTGGTTTCCCCAAAACTCAAAGGATATTTGGCTCACCAGAATTATAGCGATTTCTCCCCTAGCGATGTCATTAATAATCTGTCTCATCAGTTACGGGGCGTGAACAAGTTCGTAGTCAGGACTTTAATCCTGGTTTTTTAAGCACTTAAGTGTTACTACAAACTCTCAAAATCAGCTTGACAAATTACTAGTTTAAGACTCTATAGAACTCCGATTTGATTTCTGAAAACATACTGAGACTGAAAAGCCTAATTCCCTACTCCCTACTACCCACTCCCCGCCTACGCAGATAATTTCAAAAATCAAATACGATTCCTATATATTAATTACTCTACTGACACTAATTGGCAGCTTTTAACTACTAGACAATCTTAAATCTGCCGGAATCATGAGCAATAAAATTTATTTGATGCCTAAATTCTAACTGTCAGAATCCGATTATCTTGATGATGTCATGTTTTGCTTTGACTAAGGGATACCACTTGTGGTATTGAGAAATAGAGAAGATTCGACAGATACAATAGTTACTAGCTCGTTTCCTGGTTCTGCATGGCATTGCCTCATCTAAAGTTGTAGCCCAGTCAAGAATACAAGCGTTTCTACCTCTCGAAGGAAGTTGCTTCAGCCGATAAAACTTTGGTAACTTTAAACTGTTAATAAATATATAGGTGCTTAGGGCGATTCATGCTTTATATTTAGCAACAGGGTGGTACAAACAGCCACTTATTCTTCAAATACTTAGGAGGCAGTACCCACCGGAAGCAACTCATGCTTCTATACCATCAACATATAGTGTAAGTTAAAGTTAAGTCGATATTCAAACGAATAATTTTTGCTGAATTGCGACAGATAAAGACTAAACTAAAAAGTCTTGTGCAGCAAAACCTGTAGCTTTAAATGAAGTAATCATGTCTAAGGTTCTTGTCTCAGATTCTATTGACCAAGCTGGAATTGACATCCTTTCGCAAGTTGCAACCGTTGATGTCAAACTAGGTCTAAAACCAGCCCAACTGCTCGAAATTATTGGTGAGTATGACGCGCTGATGATTCGTTCTAGTACACGCGTCACTCAAGAAATCATTGAAGCCGGCACTCAGCTAAAAATCATCGGTCGTGCTGGTGTGGGTGTGGATAATGTGGATGTTCCCGCAGCCACCCGCAGGGGAATTGTGGTAGTCAATTCTCCAGAGGGAAATACAATTGCTGCGGCTGAACACGCGCTAGCGATGATTTTGGCTTTATCTCGCCACATTCCCGATGCTAACGCTTCGGTGAAACGCGGTGCGTGGGATCGCAATAGCTTTGTCGGCGCGGAAGTCTACAAAAAAACTCTCGGCGTTGTCGGTTTGGGTAAAATTGGCTCTCATGTTGCGGCTGTAGCTAAAACAATGGGGATGAAACTCCTAGCTTATGACCCTTTTATTTCTACAGAACGAGCCGAACAAATTGGCTGTCAGTTGGTGGAGCTAGATTTACTCTTCCAGCAAGCAGACTATATCACTCTACACATCCCGAAAACCCCAGAAACCACTCACTTAATCAATGCCACAACCTTGGCAAAGATGAAACCTACAGCCCGGATTATCAATTGCGCTCGTGGTGGGATCATTGATGAAGTAGCTTTAGCAGCAGCTTTGAAAGCGGGTAAAATCGGTGGTGCAGCCTTAGATGTGTTCGAGTCAGAACCACTGGGTGAATCTGAATTGCGATCGCTAGGCAAAGAAGTTATCCTCACCCCCCACTTGGGAGCCTCTACCGCAGAAGCTCAAGTGAATGTGGCTATTGATGTTGCCGAACAAATTCGGGATGTACTTTTAGGACTACCAGCACGTTCAGCCGTCAACATTCCCGGACTAGGCCCCGATGTGTTGGAAGAACTCAAACCCTATATGCAACTAGCAGAAACTCTAGGTAATCTGGTGGGACAGCTAGCTGGCGGACGGGTGGAAGTACTCAATATTCGACTACAAGGGGAACTCGCTACCAACAAAAGTCAACCTTTGATTGTCGCTGCTCTCAAAGGTTTACTTTACCAAGCTTTGCGAGAACGAGTGAATTACGTAAATGCCAACATAGAAGCTAAAGAACGGGGAATTAGGGTAATTGAAACCCGCGATGCTTCGATTCGAGACTATGCCGGCACACTACATCTAGAAGCTACGGGTACTTTAGGTACTCATTCTGTCACAGGCGCTTTGTTGGGTGAGCGAGAAATCCACCTCACCGACGTTGACGGTTTCCCCATTAACGTCCCACCCAGCAAATATATGTTGTTTACCCTGCACCGCGATATGCCGGGGATTATCGGCAAACTTGGTTCCCTACTCGGCAGTTTTAATGTGAATATTGCCAGTATGCAAGTAGGTCGTAAAATCGTCCGTGGTGATGCGGTAATGGCTCTGAGTATAGATGACCCTTTACCAGAGGGTATTTTGGATGAGATTATAAAAGTCCCTGGTATTCGGGATGCGTATACAGTAACACTTTAATTTTGGATTGCGGATTTTGGTGAGGTAGCCCCCGTCTTCTCCCAAGGGGAGACGCGAAGCGCGATGGCGGTTCCCGTCGATAGCGCAGCGTTAGCGAGTCATCGAGCGTCTGGGGGACTGCCGAACCCGAAGGGATTTTGGATTGGTAATGGCTAATTGCTCATTGTTTTTCGCATTGGTCATTAACCGTTACCAAGTCCCCAATCTAAAATCTAAAATCTAAAATCTAAAAATTATATGGCAAACACCTGGTGGGAACTACAGATTTTATGTGAGCCAGACCTAGAAGAATCGATCTTTTGGCGACTGGAAGATTTTGGCTGTCGTGGTACAGCTAGTGAAAACAAAGGAAATTCATCTTTAGTCCGGGCTTATTTATCAACAATTCAAACGCAGCTACTAGATTTGGCAGCTTTATCGTTGTGGCTGCGTCAAGATGCCCTCTGTGTAGGTGTTTCATCTCCTACACTGCAATGGCAGTTAATTGACGAGGAAGATTGGGCGACTAGCTGGAAACAATATTGGCATCCGCAAGAAATAGGCGATCGCTTCCTAATTAACCCCGCGTGGCTACCATTACCAGAAACAACGGAACGGTTGGTAATTCGTCTTGATCCTGGTGTAGCATTTGGTACGGGCAACCATGCCACCACTCAACTATGTTTGGAATCCCTGGAAATGCGGCTGAGTGGAGTTCCTCAGTCGTTTGTGGGTACTGGTGGCAAACATGAACATCTGGTAATTGCAGATATTGGCTGTGGTTCTGGTATCCTTTCTATTGGGGCGCTGCTACTGGGAGCAGAGAAAGTTTATGCAGTAGATAATGACCCTTTGGCGGTGCAATCAACTATCAGTAATGGTGCGCTCAACGATATTAATTCAGAACGTTTACTACCAGCACTGGGAAGTGTAGACGTTTTGACAAAACTGCTTGACAAACCAGTGGATGGTATAGTTTGTAATATTTTGGCTCATGTAATTATTGAATTAATTCCAGAAATGAGTGCGATCGCTAAACCTGAAACTTGGGCAATCTTCAGTGGTATTTTACTAGAACAATCGAAAGCTGTTGCTGACGCTTTAGAAGAAAATGGCTGGGTTGTCGCTATCTTTGTGGAAACGCAAAGAGTGGTGTTGCTTGAATGTACGGCGTTCTTAAGTAAGTAAAAATTATCGTAATTCTAAATCATTCGTAAACAATTAGATCCTCAAATTCTGAAAGAAGCCGGGGATCTTTAAGTAAGTGACATAATATATAGATTACCCACTATTGACTTTTGAAACTAGCGATGAAAAGAACGGCTACAAACCCACAAAAAAGCTGACTCATCCGCTTATTCGTCAGAGCAAGATCAGCTGCAATCACATCTACTAACTACCCACTCTCAACTCGGTTCCCGCAAGCCTATAGTACAGGCAAAAGTAGACAATCATAAATTTCAACAGTATCAGTTTGAGGCAACAAAACTCCAAATACAAGCCAAGCGTGGCACTATCACCCCAGAGGGACAGGAGCGACTCACTGTATTGCAAACAAAGATGAATGAGCCATTGCAGCAAGGAAAAGAACACTCTTCCCTGTTTGGTCATAACCTGAGCAAAATGGCGATAAAACGTGCTGATAGTGTCTCACTCGCACAAATGCAACCATTAATACAGCCAAAACTCACTATTGGTCAATCAGGAGATCAATATGAGCAAGAGGCGGATAGAGTCGCTACTTCTGTAGTCAGCCAAATTAATACAGCTGCTTTGCAAAAGCAGGATGCACAGCAGCCAAAATCAGCAGCAGACAACTCAACCGATAGAAAACAAAAATTTTTACAAGAATACCCACTAGCAAAAACACTAGTAAATGGGATAGAAGAAACATTAACAGAAGATAAAATTCTGGAACAACTTTTCAAAAACTTTGAGAATATCCAATTTAAATACACAATGGTGAGCAAGAGCCACGAGACTCTTTTAAAAGGCTCTCCAGAAGGCGACTGCCAAACATTAGCACGCGCCTTTAAGAAAGTAGCAGAAGATTATTTTGGCATTAAAAAAATAGCGATTGAAAGTCTCCTGAAACCATTTTTGCATGAAGGTGGAAAAACCCCATATCGAGGAAAAGACCCCAATTGTGATGATGGCGAACGGTGGTTTTTCCAAAATCATTACTGGGCTGTCTGGAATGGAAAAGTTTATGATATTTTATTCCTTAGCCAGAAGCGAATCGAACCAGATAAAGCAAAACAAGATCGACCGCTTAAATCAATGCTCATGCCTGAACAAGAGTACTATGAGACAGAAAAAGGCAAAGTTGTATACCCATATCAAAATGAATATTCCACCGTGGAACTCGCTGTTTTTGAGAAAATAATTAACTTTGTCAAAAATTTAAGTAGCTTTTTGTACAGAGATATAGATTCAATTATTGCTAAAATCCGGTCTTTATTTACTAAAGGTGGAAACAGTAACGATTTCGATTCTCTATTAAGAGAACTTGAAAACGACAAAAATCATTAGTCTCTATCTGAGGCGATCGCACTATAAACTATAACTAGCTTGCAATTTGTGCGATCGCCTCCCTATACTTAGTGTCTAAAATAGCACTCTCACCATTGCCCAGAATTATCTTCCTGTTGCAAACCTATTAATTGTCGCCGCTTCCAAGCATAGTGAAGAATATTAATACCTAATTCCTGAGCTGTACGAATGGTCAATCTGGGTAAACTCAAATCTCTATCCAGCCCCCAAGCCGTTGCTAAATCTCCAATTGCTAAAATAATTCCTCCACCAATTAACAGTTTAATTTGCTGTTGATTAACCATTGGCAAAGCAGCAAATAAGAAAGGTTTTGTCCTTAAAGGATGACTCCGTTGCAATTCTTCTAAAGGTCTTAAAGGACTCTCTAACTGTTGTGCTAAGGCTTGAGTACTCTCAATTAGAGCATTAGCATTTGTTGGTGCATCAACAAAAAGCACACCACCTAAATTTAAATAATTTCTGAGGGATTCAAATTCGAGACTATTTAAAGATATAGCTTGTCCACCTGTGAGATAAAGGATGTCATAGTCTTGGATATTTTCTGCTAAAGAAACCTGACCTGGTTCATCAGCACCTCGCAAACTGGGGTATAGGGGTTCTACTGCTTGTAATAAGTAGGAAAGGCTGAAGAAATTACGCGCACATTCGGGATCGCTATGAGTCGCCTGTGCCATACAAACAAGTGCTTGGGGACGCATTTGTGCTTGACGGCGATAACGCAAATCAATATTGTTATATCCAGGGAAAAAAGCATCAGCAGGTTGAGTAATGTCAGTATGTCCTGGTTGCAGGAGTATTCGACATATTTCTATTTCTGAACTGATTGGTGTAGAGTTTCTTTGGTCTATTCGATAAGTTTCTTGAACAATATCTCTCTGCTGTCCCCGCCGTAATTCATCAGGATCTACATAGCTAACTACTAACTAGATCATGAGTGGTTCTGAACCTACAACTTCTAAATCAATAGGAAATCATAAGAAGTCGGTATAACAATTAGATTACCTGCTAAATCAATTGCAATACCAGGTTGAATTTGTACCCAACGTCCATCTCTATATCTAGCTTCAACTTGGCTTGGGGCGGTTACATCTCGAACACCTAAACCGCAGACAATTCCTGGTTGGTTCAAACTTTGATATTGAGCATTTTGCCGATTACGGTGATAATCATGGGCTGTGCGCCAGCGTTCTGCATTAATTAATAAACCGTCTGCGGCTTGCAGGCGTTCAAATGATTTTATTGGTGGGGGTGGGAAAGGATGAGACATAGTAATTTTGGATTTTAGATTTTGGATTAAAAGTCTGTTTAATTTTACTTAATTACAAATTATTTAATTCGGGGGATTTTCGATAGATAATTCATAAGTGCAAAAAGCAGGTTTTTCTTGTTCTATAATTCTTTGGATGAGTTGCTCATTGATGATGCCACTAGAAATATTTGAACGCAAACGCACTATAAAATGATATGGTTGCCCACCTGCTAAAACTGCATTCCCTAATTGTGCATCTCCTATAATAAAACTTGGGCCAAAAGGTTCTGTAATACTAATATGTTTATCAGCTTCATTCGTTAAATGTTCGTCTAGCGGTAAACCAGTATAAAGATGTAAGTAGAGACGCAATCCTTTACGAGTTCCTCGCCAGCGATAAAGTTCTACGGCACGGCGGATTAAACGCCGTTGTTGTTGGAGATCCCAAACAGAATCTACTTGCCAAGCAACCCAATGAGCCATAAAGGGTAGTAATGCTTGTGGTGCTGTCAAAGGATCGAGGTTTGCCCACATGACGTTGTAACTATTAACTATTGGCTTGAAAAGCTTGCTCAAAGTATTTTCATGAATGCGACCAATAAAGTCTACTTCCCGATACAAAATTGGCAAGAATTCCATGTAGGCAGTGTAGGGACGAATGTATAAATCGAAATACTCGCTTCTCTCGATTTGTTCGTTGTCAGTGCCTGGTTCTATATGTAGAGTAACTAGACTGCGAATTAAGAGTTAGTTTATCTTTTTTTCAGGTGAAATTGCTTCTTGGTCTTCAAAAAATGTATCGGGAATTGAGAAGTAGAGGACAGCATCCATTTGTCCACGAGGCGGTATCTCACTCCCTTCTGTCCCAATCTGACACCATTCAGTTGGGAAGTTTCCTTCAACGCTTAAGCTTACCCGCAAAGGACGCTGTTCTAAGTTTTGCACTTGCACAATCATCTCACTGGGATGTCCTGGATGCAAAAGTAAACTACGTC encodes the following:
- a CDS encoding DUF928 domain-containing protein, which gives rise to MKHRFWASYLLAALAFLPLEPVSTTQVLAIEPVDELAQAKPAYTQYMLLGYSETKRRNYRKALGYFQQAERLRPGDRYATSAIRNVTSYIQRGRNRIAFVPGRPGRVRSAGTRGSCFQVGQNIIPLTPTDKEAQRTTAERPTLFFYVPQTSTTVQALEFVLRDDDSIDPLYKGTFKPVGQNGIVSVDVPADQPSLQIGKEYKWTFSMICDPNNRDKDSYVEGTIVRSQDENLSLQLNQPNTDLDRAVLFATAGFWEDSLRTLANLRLQRPNDPEVQKYWEDLLNSVEIKEVVNKPLLPCCTVQK
- a CDS encoding phage tail protein; the encoded protein is MPILYREVDFIGRIHENTLSKLFKPIVNSYNVMWANLDPLTAPQALLPFMAHWVAWQVDSVWDLQQQRRLIRRAVELYRWRGTRKGLRLYLHLYTGLPLDEHLTNEADKHISITEPFGPSFIIGDAQLGNAVLAGGQPYHFIVRLRSNISSGIINEQLIQRIIEQEKPAFCTYELSIENPPN
- the serA gene encoding phosphoglycerate dehydrogenase; this translates as MSKVLVSDSIDQAGIDILSQVATVDVKLGLKPAQLLEIIGEYDALMIRSSTRVTQEIIEAGTQLKIIGRAGVGVDNVDVPAATRRGIVVVNSPEGNTIAAAEHALAMILALSRHIPDANASVKRGAWDRNSFVGAEVYKKTLGVVGLGKIGSHVAAVAKTMGMKLLAYDPFISTERAEQIGCQLVELDLLFQQADYITLHIPKTPETTHLINATTLAKMKPTARIINCARGGIIDEVALAAALKAGKIGGAALDVFESEPLGESELRSLGKEVILTPHLGASTAEAQVNVAIDVAEQIRDVLLGLPARSAVNIPGLGPDVLEELKPYMQLAETLGNLVGQLAGGRVEVLNIRLQGELATNKSQPLIVAALKGLLYQALRERVNYVNANIEAKERGIRVIETRDASIRDYAGTLHLEATGTLGTHSVTGALLGEREIHLTDVDGFPINVPPSKYMLFTLHRDMPGIIGKLGSLLGSFNVNIASMQVGRKIVRGDAVMALSIDDPLPEGILDEIIKVPGIRDAYTVTL
- a CDS encoding Uma2 family endonuclease: MLEYNLPRYLPSAEELPDSDETPVDNELQELIPGLLKAILLILWSERMDWLFAIDMGIYYHPDKPPIVPDGFLSLGVERFYDEELRPSYVLWDENVVPIFVLEVVSQNYRKEYTTKLAEYEALGVLYYVIYSSRRRRKPHLEVHKLVNGKYELQEGNPVWLPEIGLGIGCERGNYCGVTREWMYWYDEQGERYLTPAEQIKQETQRAQQEAQRAQQEAQRAQQEAQRSQQEAQRAQQETQRAQQETQRAQQEAQRAEVAEQRVQQLTEQLKALGIDPDNLA
- a CDS encoding DUF4159 domain-containing protein, which encodes MRYRRQAQMRPQALVCMAQATHSDPECARNFFSLSYLLQAVEPLYPSLRGADEPGQVSLAENIQDYDILYLTGGQAISLNSLEFESLRNYLNLGGVLFVDAPTNANALIESTQALAQQLESPLRPLEELQRSHPLRTKPFLFAALPMVNQQQIKLLIGGGIILAIGDLATAWGLDRDLSLPRLTIRTAQELGINILHYAWKRRQLIGLQQEDNSGQW